Proteins co-encoded in one Plasmodium berghei ANKA genome assembly, chromosome: 11 genomic window:
- a CDS encoding serine/threonine protein phosphatase 5: MSGQIFSKKILRSVKNFRTQLNEGNKTFCKLGSKYINTKNNMPHIDLINITENMNNNQHNTKGGIHKSDENIKTNNVESILNNLNEYQLINENKECSDDNSTNVSRNIRSENDCYDNKVENCQRKDEKSKLNNEKCNVETNGNSNKINNIDTIREKREEGNENALNKNNDENEVKKNISVELLKICNSLKNIGNKYFKENNYIISLKYYTAAIDFIKSFYENNTDKSYLKLLNQINIDTLSDYVQIDEEDIDLLKNYYNESTINKSSEYISMNETDLHIYYTNRSFCNMKLENYGLSIQDIDEAIKINPYYAKAYYRKGCSYLLLSDLKNASDCFQMVLKLTKDKNSELKLKQCKKLLFEQQFQKAIELEQKIPYYETINLDNMKIENNNAPIYDRNNLNIDFLKKVVEYISVPNQKLNKKCVCAIILDVIKLLKESPTLVYLNLKEDETITICGDIHGQFYDLINIMNINGYPSPKYSYLFNGDFVDRGSFSVEVIIFLYLAKLIYPNNVHLTRGNHETDNMNKIYGFLGELLEKYDEKLHSLFSDSFKFLPLAYVLNDKVFICHGGIPSKTDVTLKDIEQINRITEPLDEGIMTDLLWSDPNEEKGFKPSKRGIGFSFGTDITESFLKKNNLSLIIRSHEVRDEGYSLEQNGQLYTVFSAPNYCDVMKNKGGFLKFKGNTTKPECVKFTEVKHPNVPSLKYAHNLYQNI, encoded by the coding sequence atgagCGGGcaaatattttctaaaaaaattttaagaaGTGTAAAGAATTTTCGAACACAATTAAATGAAGGAAATAAAACGTTTTGTAAATTAGgaagtaaatatataaatacaaaaaataatatgccACATATCgatttgataaatattacagaaaatatgaataataaccAACACAATACCAAGGGTGGAATACATAAAagtgatgaaaatataaaaacaaataatgtAGAATCTATTCTAAACAATTTAAACGAATACCAActtataaatgaaaataaagaatgtAGTGATGATAATAGTACAAATGTGAGTAGAAATATTCGAAGTGAAAATGATTGTTATGATAATAAAGTAGAAAATTGTCAAAgaaaagatgaaaaatctaaattaaataatgaaaaatgtaATGTAGAAACAAATggaaattcaaataaaataaataatattgatacaataagagaaaaaagagaagaaggaaatgaaaatgctttaaataaaaataatgatgaaaatgaagtaaaaaaaaatatcagtGTTGAACTTTTGAAAATCTGTAATtctttgaaaaatataggaaataaatattttaaagaaaataattatataatatcattaaaatattatacagCAGCAAttgattttataaaaagtttttatgaaaataatacagacaaatcatatttaaaattattaaatcaAATTAATATAGATACACTATCTGATTATGTACAAATTGATGAAGAAGACattgatttattaaaaaattattataatgaaagtacaataaataaaagttctgaatatataagtatGAATGAAACAGatctacatatatattatacgaATAGATCTTTTTGTAATATGAAATTAGAGAATTATGGTTTATCAATACAAGATATAGATGAAgctataaaaataaatccaTATTATGCTAAGGCATATTATAGAAAGGGTTGttcttatttattattgtctgatttaaaaaatgcatcTGATTGTTTTCAAATGGTCctaaaattaacaaaagataaaaattcagaattaaaattaaaacaatgtaaaaaattattatttgaacaACAATTTCAAAAAGCTATAGAATTAGAACAAAAAATTCCATATTATGAAACGATTAATTTagataatatgaaaatagaaaataataatgcacCGATATATGACcgaaataatttaaatatagattttttaaaaaaggtTGTAGAATATATAAGTGTACCTaatcaaaaattaaataaaaaatgtgtatgTGCAATAATATTAGATGTAATCAAATTGTTAAAAGAATCACCTACTTtagtatatttaaatttgaaaGAAGATGAAACGATAACAATTTGTGGTGACATACATGGTCAATTTTATgatttgataaatataatgaatattaATGGATATCCATCTCCAAAATATTCTTATTTGTTTAATGGCGACTTTGTTGATAGAGGTAGTTTTTCTGTAGaagttattatatttttatatttagcCAAATTGATATATCCTAATAATGTGCATCTAACTAGAGGAAATCATGAAACAGataatatgaacaaaatatatggatTTTTAGGTGaattattagaaaaatatgatgaaaaattacattctttattttcagattcatttaaatttctACCTTTAGCTTATgtattaaatgataaagtATTTATATGTCATGGTGGTATACCAAGTAAAACAGATGTAACTTTAAAAGACAttgaacaaataaatagaaTCACAGAACCTTTAGATGAAGGAATCATGACTGATTTATTATGGTCTGATccaaatgaagaaaaaggATTTAAACCTTCAAAAAGAGGTATTGGATTTTCATTTGGTACAGATATTACTGAaagttttttaaaaaaaaataatttatccCTTATTATTCGATCGCATGAAGTACGAGATGAAGGATATTCTTTAGAACAAAATGGACAACTCTATACAGTTTTTAGCGCTCCGAATTATTGTGAtgttatgaaaaataaaggaGGGTTTTTAAAATTCAAAGGAAATACAACAAAACCAGAATGTGTAAAATTCACTGAAGTTAAACATCCAAATGTTCCATCCCTTAAATATGCtcataatttatatcaaaatatttaa
- a CDS encoding DNA replication licensing factor MCM6, putative, with product MSSIFNENELSGIDAHSVFGNNNNNEKESYENKRKKFNDNSNMSVNQRGEDEEDEEDDEEDEEPSHVQDENMAKVFEKFLKTFSEKKNGKTDADSDEDSDSVWRDNLNFDFPTELEIVNNAHYVQVLFTILQNSFSRNKVLVVDMKHVLMWEPTDRNRFDIGSQLYMYIKRHFLRILDIFEQKVQILAESINPIKTKEVGKICLRFYNKKNPIHSLRSLRCEMLGEMISVRGQVTRTSDVRPELTLASFKCNECGNIINGVKQQFRYTQPNKCPSASCSNMHDWSLVLEQSYFVDWQKIRLQEIAQESPPGSMPRNMDVILRNDIVDSVHAGDRIIVTGCLIVVPDIPTLMKPGDIPRSVARQMLKKNENSLVSQGLTGIKGVGVQDLNHKLCIYACQIEKLNNSKKDNSFDEQTQVDINCEEILNCDDLKWLREIAMHPNTIDILAECIAPKIWGNIEIKKGALLMMTGGVQKITSNCKLRGDINMCIVGDPGTAKSEILKYVESFAPRAIFTSGKGSTAAGLTAAVHRDPDQGDTVLEAGALMYADQGICCIDEFDKMDEKDRVAIHEAMEQQTISITKAGIQATLNARASVLAACNPKYGRYDSLKTFAQNVNIPAPLLSRFDLFYTMLDSIDIDKDTNIANHLVSMHCGDEAEKHLKANAGKLDNVKLEIYLELSKRVKPLLTDEAKYKLIHYYVSFRNIEYSPGAQRSMRMTVRQLESLIRLSEAVAKLKFSHFVDVKHVEIACSIFKASMKKISNEKEINLDEPEKIGNASTFMGNENSDTNNEDNKIDKNTEVKKTTVIKANEYQCISAIIFEIIKEYEFNNNNECMTQDQLIESYLKDYAKAESTEHLDEWIYKLKKIISRLINQDMKLLSETNENDPENIILRIHPNYAGPSAEGVISNKNMYGYNTFKNYQTDQNIPDDDVDFQDDIENF from the coding sequence atgtcgAGCATCTTCAATGAAAACGAATTATCTGGAATCGATGCTCACAGTGTTTTTgggaataataataacaatgaaaaagaaagttatgaaaataaaagaaaaaaatttaatgataaTTCAAACATGAGTGTTAATCAAAGAGGTGAAGACGAAGAAGATGAAGAAGATGATGAAGAAGATGAGGAACCATCTCATGTACAAGATGAAAATATGGCTAAAGTTTTcgaaaaatttttaaaaacattttctgaaaaaaaaaatggtaaaACAGATGCAGATAGTGACGAAGATAGTGATAGTGTATGGAGAGACAACTTAAATTTTGACTTTCCAACTGAATTAGAAATAGTAAATAATGCTCATTATGTTCAAGTACTATTTACAATATTACAAAATTCTTTTTCAAGAAATAAAGTATTGGTAGTTGATATGAAGCATGTATTAATGTGGGAACCAACAGATAGAAATCGATTTGATATTGGTAgtcaattatatatgtacataaaaAGACATTTTTTAAGGATTTTAGATATTTTTGAGCAAAAGGTTCAAATATTAGCTGAAAGTATTAACCCAATTAAAACTAAAGAAGTTggtaaaatatgtttaagattttataataaaaaaaatcctATCCATTCATTGAGAAGTTTAAGATGTGAAATGTTAGGAGAAATGATAAGTGTAAGGGGTCAGGTTACAAGAACATCAGATGTAAGACCCGAATTAACGTTAGCATCTTTTAAATGCAATGAGTGtggaaatattattaatggTGTTAAACAACAATTTAGATATACCCAACCAAATAAATGCCCATCAGCTAGCTGTAGTAATATGCATGATTGGTCATTAGTTTTAGAACAATCTTATTTTGTAGATTGGCAAAAAATAAGATTACAAGAAATAGCACAAGAAAGCCCACCAGGATCTATGCCTAGAAATATGGATGTTATTTTACGAAATGATATAGTAGATAGTGTACATGCCGGAGATAGAATAATAGTAACAGGATGTTTAATTGTTGTTCCAGATATTCCAACACTAATGAAGCCCGGGGATATACCTAGAAGTGTTGCTAGGcaaatgttaaaaaaaaatgagaacTCATTAGTATCACAAGGATTAACAGGTATTAAAGGTGTCGGTGTACAAGATTTAAATCATAAACTTTGCATATATGCATGTcaaatagaaaaattaaataattccaAAAAAGATAATTCATTTGATGAGCAGACTCAAGTTGATATTAATTGtgaagaaatattaaattgtgATGATTTAAAATGGTTAAGAGAAATAGCTATGCATCCTAATACTATTGATATATTAGCTGAGTGCATTGCACCGAAAATATGGGGTAAtattgaaattaaaaaaggtGCACTACTTATGATGACAGGAGGTgtacaaaaaattacatCAAATTGTAAATTAAGAggtgatataaatatgtgtataGTTGGTGATCCAGGTACTGCTAAAAGTGagatattaaaatatgtagaAAGTTTTGCACCGAGAGCAATATTCACTTCAGGAAAAGGGTCGACTGCAGCAGGTTTAACAGCCGCAGTGCACCGTGATCCAGATCAAGGGGATACTGTATTAGAAGCAGGTGCATTAATGTATGCAGATCAAGGAATATGTTGTATTGATGAGTTTGATAAAATGGACGAAAAAGATCGAGTAGCAATACATGAAGCAATGGAACAACAAACAATATCAATTACAAAGGCAGGTATCCAAGCAACATTAAATGCTCGAGCATCTGTCTTAGCAGCCTGTAACCCAAAATACGGAAGGTATGATTCTCTTAAAACATTTGCtcaaaatgtaaatataccTGCTCCATTATTATCAAgatttgatttattttatactaTGTTAGATAGTATAGATATAGATAAAGATACAAATATAGCGAATCATTTAGTTTCTATGCATTGTGGTGATGAAGCAGAAAAACATTTAAAAGCTAATGCTGGTAAATTAGATAATGTAAAATTAGAAATTTATCTTGAATTAAGTAAAAGAGTTAAACCCTTACTTACAGATGAagcaaaatataaattaatacatTATTATGTATCGTTCAGAAATATTGAATATTCACCAGGCGCTCAAAGATCAATGAGAATGACAGTTCGTCAATTAGAATCCCTTATACGTTTAAGTGAGGCTGTtgcaaaattaaaattttctcATTTTGTAGATGTAAAACATGTTGAAATAGCTTGTTCGATTTTTAAAGCTtctatgaaaaaaatatcaaatgaaaaagaaattaatTTAGACGAACCAGAAAAAATAGGTAATGCCTCAACATTTATGGGGAATGAAAATAGTGATACTAATAAtgaagataataaaatagataaaaatacagaagttaaaaaaacaacagTCATTAAGGCAAATGAATATCAATGTATATCTgcaattatttttgaaattataaaagaatatgaatttaataataataatgaatgCATGACACAAGACCAATTAATAGAAtcatatttaaaagattACGCAAAGGCAGAATCGACTGAACATTTAGATGAATGGatatacaaattaaaaaaaattattagcAGATTAATTAATCAAGATATGAAACTATTAAGCGaaacaaatgaaaatgatcctgaaaatattatacttAGAATCCATCCAAATTATGCAGGTCCATCAGCAGAAGGAGttatatcaaataaaaatatgtatggATATAacacatttaaaaattatcaaacTGATCAAAATATTCCAGATGATGATGTAGATTTCCAAGATgatatagaaaatttttaa
- a CDS encoding histone-lysine N-methyltransferase, putative has product MYKIEYTEDKGKCIVASTPIRSGYCIVESHPEIAIPLCVKFMAPRIVDSTLKKNNYKTMNICFYCFEKVNKCIYCPNCKYVAYCSDNCLERAWKFHREECDIFKSNIFDRYCPTITMRLVINSYLTHFNFYDYSGAITDLTKEKCENLKYPAYIVAVALMSKKKKIFSNFEENKSILKNVIEKFIKVSKNTLQIIDNELEPCGLGFYKKPVPYFNHSCLSNCITIFKNQKLYIRTLMDIYPGEELTISYLDIAFDRNTRLAICTDQYFFTCTCKLCKINVPSECHNMFNNDFICTRSENCKKFVNYMEMVLISELERKLNYHNKLHFKAFPILKKSTDKNENIWRCMLCKNETNDSVIKGVIEKEKETVKEVEYLETLFAEKYSYDNKIILQSLNKIKSKIDYLTTFYHHSRYSLQKMRAKILYISIQLQEFKLAYNIANQYLKSIEVSYGKYSPIYGYYIFLTGKLALFLDLKSAGLNLIHKAKKNIIKTYGPESPIYKDLEKFLYTNKY; this is encoded by the coding sequence atgtataaaatagAGTATACAGAAGACAAAGGTAAATGCATTGTAGCTTCGACCCCAATTCGATCTGGATATTGTATTGTTGAATCACATCCGGAAATTGCTATTCCATTATGTGTTAAATTTATGGCACCAAGAATAGTTGATTCTactcttaaaaaaaataattataaaacaatgaacatatgtttttattgttttgaAAAAGTTAacaaatgtatatattgcCCTAATTGTAAATATGTAGCATATTGTAGTGATAACTGTTTAGAAAGAGCGTGGAAATTTCACAGAGAAGAAtgtgatatatttaaatcgAATATCTTTGATAGATATTGTCCAACAATAACTATGAGATTAGTTATTAATTCCTATTTAACACATTTTAACTTTTATGATTATAGTGGAGCAATTACAGATTtaacaaaagaaaaatgtgaaaacTTAAAATATCCAGCATATATCGTTGCTGTTGCGCTTAtgagtaaaaaaaaaaaaattttttcaaattttgaagaaaataaaagtatacttaaaaatgtaattgaaaaatttataaaggtatcaaaaaatacattacAAATAATAGATAATGAATTAGAACCCTGTGGTTTAggtttttataaaaaaccCGTTCCATATTTTAACCATTCATGTTTAAGTAATTGTATAactatatttaaaaatcaaaaattatatataagaaCATTAATGGATATATATCCAGGAGAAGAATTGACAATAAGTTATTTAGACATAGCATTTGATCGTAATACTAGATTAGCTATATGTACAgatcaatatttttttacatgtacatgtaaattatgtaaaataaaCGTTCCTTCAGAATGtcataatatgtttaaCAATGATTTTATATGTACACGTTCagaaaattgtaaaaaatttgttaattaTATGGAAATGGTATTAATATCAGAACTCGAAAGAAAGCTTaattatcataataaattacattttaaagcatttccaattttaaaaaaatcaacagataaaaatgaaaacataTGGAGATGCATGTTATGTAAAAATGAAACTAACGATAGTGTAATAAAAGGTGtaatagaaaaagaaaaagaaactGTTAAAGAAGTTGAATACTTAGAAACTTTATTTGctgaaaaatattcttatgataacaaaattatattacaatctttaaataaaataaaatcaaaaatagATTACCTTACAActttttatcatcattcAAGATATTCTTTGCAAAAAATGAGagcaaaaatattatatatatctatacaATTACAAGAATTCAAATTAGCATATAATATAGCTAACCAATATTTAAAATCAATTGAAGTCTCATATGGAAAATATTCACCAATATATGgatactatatttttttaacagGAAAGCTAGCTTTATTTCTTGATCTAAAATCAGCAGGATTAAATTTGATACATAAAgccaaaaaaaatattatcaaaacaTATGGCCCCGAGTCTCCTATATATAAGGATCTCGAGAAATTTctttatacaaataaatattaa
- a CDS encoding RAP protein, putative, whose translation MVLISKPHILCGKFINWYYFENCKKKSGKFCWMFYHDVCNKNNNKKEIKINNLSLNFNSFKKKSEFEEKEFDIDDLNKYNLKNNKINLNILNKMINYVLLKKNDSKINVENLLLLLVIFNKNFPDYKDQFENGFYVKVCTSIMSKIKLKLHYLYTSKMLIYTLNILTNLKLVDNDILKSFINKCDYFIKNEEYEIYDLVGFLRIFSEIYNLNKHYNSINLQNFNWILIKIICNKLVYNFDLLFLPYKDNSFSFNLRKKLSRQIFQIVNTQNEPLNLNKNKVNNKINKTFINNNRVFNCDNIEKCDDFIYSDTNKPNTIILDTLLSICKSLKDLNYSHILLLNEITNTIKIHFFNKNKLTNINQDYASLNKIFYIMNCFLFLQLDYHMFYKYILNNFNEFLKEYKNLLLVFFLLSKNNLFPSKVIHIFDSTFLQNIKQKKYNSQNLIIILESYALHKYRNSILIQQILNFWKICPFHDEINHTHSSQTPLEISCFAKNDKIITSNNNGYSNNGCNNSKGWSRVSTEEYEVKGSKSLYNYLTILDKIKIFYSLFHLDIYEENILFDITTQLNKPELIHDIPYKFLIKLLLSFCYFSFENITIYNMIIKNLIKYDILVNNIYLNQLKIIELSLRTQHVPNVYNKIDTECYEYMNYIKNKEKEIEYNIKSDLQKEVKHILLTFNLTPLEEVSIGPYNVDFVEKDQTFQNICKNEIYYKDQSNNYTKIISSNKKINENIGKIIIEVNGEHHFYRNTKSYTSFSKLKHKLLSDLGYIVINIPYFDWAILKTDLNKKSYIKKIINDKSNIDMVSILPYNQQTLLLKNKELQNIKKTIHSENAKSAFINNIAEFRKKKKLKFLKKKIKEI comes from the coding sequence ATGGTTTTGATATCCAAGCCACACATTTTGTGTGGGAAATTTATCAATTggtattattttgaaaattgtaaaaaaaaaagtggaAAATTTTGTTGGATGTTTTATCACGATGTTTGtaacaaaaataacaataaaaaggagataaaaataaataacttATCTCTAAATTTTAACAgttttaaaaagaaaagtgAATTTGAAGAAAAAGAGTTTGATATAGACgatttaaacaaatataatttgaaaaataacaaaataaatttgaatattttaaataaaatgataaattatgttttattgaaaaaaaatgatagtaaaataaatgtagaaaatttgttattattattagttatatttaataaaaattttccaGATTATAAAGATCAATTTGAAAATGGATTTTATGTAAAAGTATGCACAAGTATTATGtctaaaataaaattaaaattacactatttatatactagcaaaatgttaatttatacattaaatatattaacgAATTTAAAACTCGTTGAcaatgatatattaaaatcatttataaataaatgtgattattttataaaaaatgaagaatatgaaatatatgatcTTGTTGGTTTTTTAAGAATATTTagtgaaatatataatttgaacAAACATTACAATTCTattaatttacaaaatttcAATTggatattaattaaaattatatgtaataagttagtatataattttgatttattatttttgccTTATAAAGACAATAgcttttcatttaatttgcgaaaaaaattatcacgtcaaatttttcaaattgtTAATACTCAAAACGAGCCACTTAAtcttaacaaaaataaagtaaataacaaaattaacaaaacttttattaataataatcgTGTTTTTAATTGCGATAATATCGAGAAATGTGATGATTTCATTTATTCTGACACTAACAAGCCAAATACAATTATTCTGGACACTCTTTTGTCAATTTGTAAAAGTCTAAAGGATTTAAATTATTcccatatattattattaaatgaaattacaaatactataaaaatacatttttttaataaaaataaattaacaaatataaatcagGATTATGCTTctttgaataaaatattttatattatgaattgttttttatttttacaattagATTATcatatgttttataaatatatattaaataattttaatgaatttttaaaagaatataaaaatttgttacttgttttttttttactttcaaaaaataacttGTTTCCCTCAAAagttattcatatatttgattctacatttttacaaaatataaaacaaaaaaaatataattcacAAAAtcttataattatattagaATCATATGCCTTACATAAGTACAGAAATTCTATTCTAATTCAGCAAATTTTAAACTTTTGGAAAATCTGTCCTTTTcatgatgaaataaatcaCACACATTCAAGTCAAACTCCTCTCGAAATTTCATGTTTTGCCAAGAAcgacaaaataataacgaGCAATAATAATGGATACTCAAATAATGGATGTAATAATAGCAAGGGTTGGAGTAGAGTTAGTACAGAAGAATATGAGGTAAAAGGAAGTAAAAGTTTGTACAATTATCTCACAATTttagataaaataaaaattttttatagtttatttcatttagacatttatgaagaaaatatattatttgatataaCAACGCAATTAAATAAGCCAGAATTAATACATGATATTCCATATAAATTCTtaatcaaattattattaagtttttgttatttttcttttgaaaatataactatatataatatgataataaaaaatttaataaaatatgatatactagtaaataatatatatttaaatcaaTTAAAAATCATAGAGCTTTCTTTACGAACACAACACGTTCCGAAtgtgtataataaaatagataCTGAATGTTAtgaatatatgaattatattaaaaataaagaaaaagaaattgaatataatataaaatcgGATTTGCAAAAAGAAGTTAAACATATTCTACTCACTTTTAATTTAACACCCTTAGAAGAAGTTTCAATAGGCCCATATAATGTCGATTTTGTTGAGAAGGATCAAacatttcaaaatatatgcaaaaatgaaatatactATAAAGATCaatcaaataattatactaaaattatatcatcaaataaaaaaattaatgaaaatattggaaaaataataattgaaGTTAATGGGGAACATCATTTCTATAGAAATACAAAATCTTATACTTCTTTctcaaaattaaaacataaattgTTAAGTGATCTTGgatatattgttattaacATTCCTTACTTTGATTGGGCTATATTAAAAACcgatttaaataaaaaatcgtatataaaaaaaataataaatgataaatcaAATATAGATATGGTTTCTATATTGCCTTATAATCAGCAAACccttttattaaaaaataaggagttacaaaatattaaaaagacAATTCATTCAGAAAATGCCAAATCAGcgtttattaataatattgccgagtttagaaaaaaaaaaaaattaaaatttttaaagaaaaaaattaaagaaatttag
- a CDS encoding metacaspase-1, with protein sequence MSLQMDKIYVKVHELKFVNNLERNSHYVKIYWDDKKYKSQTKDGGCYIFNETFLIPITNIYDQKDQIIYVEIWESNLLNKQCAYTFFTLNSIKIGQIIKENITFIEVLKKCTLGLSINIVRNQKDILFFNIKELLPTFQDQEIINAVWKNEDEASIIKQLINLNTIDGITNIGNYKNSQNYNETLQKPKENISIYKSGEEIENSYIPSSTPEYVSHYIYKGAGENSSNYINKTKDTLFPTYLNNYAYNNNIKNVYDTPNGAHYSSNNNSGSNNAYSNFDHNINNSPKNNVPFSNSDNDKIFHYSRNYMPSPNSEKMLYFSCGNKKKALLIGIDYCGTQNELKGSINDAIITNELLIKKYNFYDSSMNILKLIDNQTNPNYRPTKRNILSALEWLVQDNNPGDIFFFFYSGHSYKKYDYTCIEKGGYNQTIVPCDFKTEGEIIDNDLHKYLIQPLKDGVKLVSFIDCPNSEGILNLGYKYKLKKEKWKETYNPFHVLADVTQFSYSKINEFPTEINLLEHVLITNNIEALTYHYMIQSIHSYINLYNKKKKKKIFLMSSQKFNIDRKFDFNHILKNSNSELGQQKNIIKWKKNKKK encoded by the coding sequence atgtcTTTGCAAATGGACAAAATTTATGTTAAAGTACATGAATTGaaatttgtaaataatttgGAAAGAAATTCAcattatgtaaaaatatattgggatgataaaaaatataaaagtcAGACAAAAGATGGAGGAtgctatatatttaacgaaacttttttaataccaattacaaatatatatgatcaAAAAGAccaaattatttatgtcGAAATATGGGAAAGTAActtattaaataaacaatgtgcctatacatttttcacattaaatagtataaaaataggacaaataataaaagaaaatataacttttattgaggttttaaaaaaatgtaccTTAGGATTATCAATTAATATTGTTAGAAATcaaaaagatatattattttttaatattaaagaaTTGTTACCCACATTTCAAGATcaggaaataataaatgctGTTTGGAAAAATGAAGATGAAGCATCaattataaaacaattaattaatttaaatacaaTTGATGGAATTACAAATATAGgaaattacaaaaatagtcaaaattataatgaaacTTTACAGAAACCaaaggaaaatatttcCATATATAAAAGTGGCGAAGAAATTGAAAACAGTTATATTCCAAGTTCGACACCAGAATATGTGAGtcactatatatataaaggcGCAGGCGAAAATAGTtctaattatataaataaaacaaaggATACTTTATTTCCTacttatttaaataattatgcatacaataataatataaaaaacgtTTATGACACACCAAATGGTGCACACTATagtagtaataataatagtggTAGTAATAATGCTTACTCAAATTTTGatcataatattaataatagtccaaaaaataatgtgcctttttcaaattctgataatgataaaattttccATTATTCAAGAAATTATATGCCATCTCCAAACTCagaaaaaatgttatatttttcttgtggaaataaaaaaaaagcttTGTTAATTGGAATAGATTATTGTGGTACACAAAATGAGTTAAAGGGGAGTATTAATGATGCAATAATAACAAACGAgctgttaataaaaaaatataatttttatgattcatcgatgaatatattaaaactaATAGATAATCAAACAAATCCAAATTATAGACCaacaaaaagaaatatattatcagCATTAGAATGGCTAGTTCAAGATAATAATCCTGgggatatatttttttttttttattcaggccatagttataaaaaatatgattataCATGTATAGAAAAAGGTGGATATAATCAAACAATAGTACCTTGTGATTTTAAAACAGAAGGAGAAATAATTGATAACGatttacataaatatttaatacaGCCATTAAAAGATGGAGTTAAATTAGTATCATTTATAGATTGTCCTAACTCAGAAggaatattaaatttaggatataaatataaattaaaaaaggaaaaatgGAAAGAAACATATAATCCATTTCATGTTCTTGCCGATGTTACACAGTTCAGCTATTCAAAAATTAACGAATTTCCAAcagaaataaatttgttagAACATGTACTaattacaaataatatcGAAGCACTTACTTATCATTATATGATTCAGTCTATccattcatatataaatttgtataataaaaaaaaaaaaaaaaaaatatttttaatgtcTTCACAAAAATTTAACATAGATAGAAAATTCGATTTTAACCATATTcttaaaaattcaaattcGGAGTTGGGtcaacaaaaaaatataataaaatggaaaaaaaacaaaaaaaaataa